One Setaria viridis chromosome 5, Setaria_viridis_v4.0, whole genome shotgun sequence genomic region harbors:
- the LOC117857758 gene encoding amino-acid permease BAT1 homolog has product MAVSRRSMELTAADAAAADPDRARLQQLGYKQELKRGLSVLSNFALSFSIISVMMGVTITYNTGLRYGGPVSMTLGWFAVTLFNGCVALSMAEICSAYPTSGGLYYWSAKLAGKEWAPLASWVTGWFNIVGQWAATTSIDFSLAQLVQVMVLLGTGGLNGGGYMASKYVVLAIYGAILVIHGLINSLPIQYMAWLGQLGAFWNAAGIIVLVILIPSVAKERASAGFIFTHFNVDDSAGIHDKAYILAVGLLMSQYSVIGYDASAHMTEETKNADWSGPMGIITSVALSSVFGWIYLVALASLVTDIPYLLDPGNDAGGYAVAQALYGAFHRRFGTGVGGLVCLGIIAIATFLCGCACITSNSRMGYAFSRDRAMPFSHVWYRVNKQEVPFNVVWLSVAVAFIMALTSLGSQVAFQAMLSIATVGQYIAYALPIVFRVTTARKSFVPGPFHLGKHGVLVGWVAVAWVALVTVLFSLPVAYPVAEDNFNYTPVLVGGVVLLSVGAWVLHARFWFQGPITNVDV; this is encoded by the exons ATGGCCGTGTCTCGCCGCTCCATGGagctcaccgccgccgacgcggcggcggccgatccGGACCGGGCGCGGCTGCAGCAGCTGGGCTACAAGCAGGAGCTCAAGCGAGGCCTCTC CGTCCTCTCCAACTTCGCCCTGTCCTTCTCAATCATCtccgtgatgatgggcgtgacGATAACGTACAACACCGGGCTGCGCTACGGCGGCCCAGTGTCCATGACGCTCGGGTGGTTCGCGGTGACCTTGTTCAACGGCTGTGTGGCGCTGTCCATGGCGGAGATCTGCTCGGCGTACCCGACCTCCGGCGGGCTCTACTACTGGAGCGCCAAGCTCGCCGGCAAGGAATGGGCTCCCCTCGCTTCCTGGGTCACTGGATG GTTCAACATCGTGGGACAG TGGGCTGCTACCACGAGCATCGACTTCTCCTTGGCGCAGCTTGTGCAAGTGATGGTCCTGCTTGGCACAGGGGGACTAAACGGTGGCGGCTACATGGCATCCAAGTACGTCGTGTTAGCCATCTATGGTGCCATCCTTGTCATCCACGGACTCATCAACAGTCTCCCTATCCAATACATGGCATGGCTTGGCCAACTTGGAGCATTTTGGAACGCAGCAG GTATAATTGTTCTGGTCATCTTGATCCCATCAGTTGCTAAGGAGAGAGCAAGTGCTGGGTTCATATTCACCCACTTCAACGTAGACGATAGCGCAGGGATCCATGACAAGGCTTACATTCTAGCTGTGGGGTTGCTCATGAGCCAGTACTCTGTTATTGGCTACGATGCATCTGCGCATATG ACGGAGGAGACGAAGAACGCTGATTGGAGCGGCCCAATGGGAATCATAACTTCAGTTGCTCTGTCCAGCGTGTTCGGATGGATTTACCTGGTGGCCCTGGCATCGCTGGTGACAGACATCCCGTACCTCCTGGACCCCGGCAACGACGCCGGCGGGTACGCCGTCGCTCAGGCACTGTACGGCGCCTTCCACAGGAGGTTCGGCACCGGCGTCGGAGGGCTTGTCTGCTTGGGAATCATCGCCATCGCCACCTTCCTCTGCGGCTGTGCGTGCATAACCAGCAACTCAAG GATGGGGTATGCCTTCTCCAGAGACCGAGCGATGCCATTCTCGCACGTGTGGTACCGGGTGAACAAGCAGGAGGTTCCCTTCAACGTTGTCTGGCTCTCCGTGGCCGTGGCGTTCATCATGGCCCTCACG TCGTTGGGGAGCCAGGTGGCGTTCCAGGCGATGCTGTCCATCGCGACCGTCGGGCAGTACATCGCCTACGCGCTGCCGATCGTCTTCCGTGTCACCACCGCCCGGAAATCCTTCGTTCCGGGGCCGTTTCACCTCGGCAAGCATGGTGTCCTCGTCGGCTGGGTCGCCGTCGCTTGGGTGGCCCTCGTCACCGTGCTCTTCTCCCTGCCGGTGGCGTACCCCGTCGCCGAGGACAACTTCAACTACACGCCGGTCCTCGTCGGCGGCGTGGTGTTGCTCAGCGTTGGCGCGTGGGTGCTCCACGCCCGGTTCTGGTTCCAAGGGCCCATCACTAATGTTGACGTGTAA